The Corythoichthys intestinalis isolate RoL2023-P3 chromosome 1, ASM3026506v1, whole genome shotgun sequence genomic interval caaagtgtgcaggctaACGGTTTTCCAACCGCACATTCTTTTGCGTCTATTTTCAATGATGAACTGTTTAAGGATATCAAAGCATTTTGGTCAAAATCAACATCCTCCTCATTAGTATCAGTGTCAGAAGAGTGTGATGTTACGTCGTCGTTGTCCGAAAGCGGAGGCAAGAGGCCGTCCGGTTGCGATTGTCCCTCTTCTGTTGTTGTCGGGTGCTGAAAGTGGCTGTCGCACGAAGGTTTCTCTGCTCCGCCCTCTTCGCTTGGACCTTCATTTTCTTCACTCTTCACACTGACGGTCACTGGAAACTTGGAGATTTCATCttcctgttcttcttctttCATGCAGAGAGTGTCTGGCTCCGCTTCCTGTTTGATGTACAGCATCTCCGACTCTTCCTCCTGTTTAATGTGGAGGGGATTGTGCTTCTCAGGGTGAAGATGTTCTTCGTCTGCTGGACACTGggcgggaagaaaaaaaataatcacatgattTGCTAAAGTCAATCTTTTGCCATTATTTTCATATTAATTGATGGGAAAATTCCCCAACTTTATTATATGTGGCTTTACAAGGCAAAAATTGAAAATCAAATTCTTTGGCAATTACCCATTGACTTTCATAATGaacactttaaagtgcctgtgacacgaaaaagcatgtttatttcataatacacgcggtattttatgcccctgaatgatatggaccgcttggatgtgtgtggaagcgatcgctatatttatttagttttttgaatcccgcgccatgaaaatgagtgacttccggcttcggtctctcattgaggaggagggcgctgtgacgtgtacggtagaagacgttctcttcactatacagggtactgttgtgtatgaggacgaaggattcagctgattttgcagattaatacttttattttttgcatcacgccagccaaacggctgcagaaaaatcattctgtatgcgggagaggcgtatgcgcctttttggagtttcaaaaggttcccattcaccgtggatatttactgtgggaccattggacttacaaagaagtgagtaaacatcttgttttgtattatgtcaaatacgaatacagtgattacaaagtaaacactatacaattcctttaaataaaggactacttacgtttgatcattgataggcatgtaaaaagctatcgtcatgctcattagcagttagcggttagcacgttagctccacaacaactccagccaccctcctccagggaacgaactgtaaattgttctccgccgggcggtttgccgatccgcaaagaaactcgacaaccgggtcgtcatgtcaaataatccaggctagttatgtgtgattttccacttcgaagactttgaaacgtccctcggttcgggttagcatgtcggctagctgtcactccttctggtctgtttacattctccgaagccggggaagggaaatgagatatgtccgatttaggtgtcataaaatatcgttcggcaggtgtgacagtaaaggtaaagtcgactgttttgaccattatggagtaattttgccatgtcgtcttgaataaatggatttttattattttatattccatttagcacaagattgttatttgtcatgaccatgccatttatttagcaattggggaaagtacttgggtataaagaatatcctgtaaaaatattcaagtaaagagacagaaacaatgacattttgccgctctcttcgtcgcgttttcctcattgtgaatagctccccctcgacgggctgactggtctttctcaagccatttatatagctattggggaaaaatacttggataaaaagaatatcctgtaaaaatattgggagtagagagactgaaacaatgacattttgcggctctcttcgtcgcgttttcctcgttctgaacaattccccctcaatgggctgaatagtaaaaccgatgagcccagtctaccgctgacgtcatccacctgttggggaagctaaagccctataatggtaggcgtggctaaccggcagattaaaagactaatttctcgtcatctgcgctttgctaaattgttgtatatagtcgaatcgtctcaaaatatgattctaattcacataataatgccatttaggactttttttctggtgtcgtatgctctttaaaggtgTAAGTGAAAAAATGGGAATAAGTTTGATTTGGACCGGGAGTGATTCCTCGTGATGGAGCTCCCTGTCGGCTCGCGACCGTAGTGTcactgtttaaccctttaacacctaagcctattttggccgaatttgcatgcctttgatgttgcctatatatttcaaagaaaaaattgttcacaatggccaagttgggtcccttttttcaggacaccttgaacttcatgtccaaactgttgttttcttcactgaccaattataatccacattttggacccaaaaagactaaaaaaatcccaaaatcttttttcaaaatttgtaatgttgatgtcccattgacaaccaaacatgcttgaccaaccgttttgaagcttgataatattttttcaacttgttaggataaacattcaatagaaaaaaataagattgaatagttttatgtttgacaattccacacaaacagcaggtatggtaataggcgtttttggcctttacacatactatggtcaaaacaggttatatacagtgcaaaatagtgagagaaaaaaattatatacagtatatcatctaacacaaaaatgttttggaggatatctctttgtgaagttaggtgttgtacccatcaccttatcaaaagtatatacgtacatgcaatcaagcttctcaaacacacatctaaataaaaattgaaaagattatagtgaagaaaaaaactatataaaattgaagaaaagtattttcaaaaatattgacaagtagttcagtttgtGGATTTTTCAGGGCATGCgagccaataaagttttttgttgtttttgtttttttgtgcactcaataaagcttcttcttgaacaggtcacggagctgcattACACACAACATCACGCAGCCTAAtcttcgccgtttgcgcgctgctgtcacttccacTCGCCGAGACACCAActcatccgaggaaaacaacgacaaatacggctcatcttcttccttgagttaatgaaataatgcattagcttgcgctaaatttagttatagattcattctgcacgtttcaaagtccctcgctgaatccaaccggccgttgcttgctttgcatgcctccctttcctcAGTTGGCGCCCCGATCggcaaattattaaaaaaagttcacattcggtTAGTCTtttttgacatcacaacggctcttgggatatgtagtctttagtgctgctttcggttttgaaaaatgacaagaaatgatggaaatatggacaaagacacatggtccatgcagcgttttaatgcatatttatgagtgcaataaaactatagaattcaaatgacattatctcccgttttacttggtcgattgacttcaaataaaaactggtgtggacatcaacttccgcactttcaaatgagagcaaccAGCGGCACATGGGTGACGtagttacagcgtgacgaagcttcaaagacgatacgcgtaaacgcgtcgctgccgacacgttcggtgttaaagggttaataaaggACTCAATAAacagtaatttttttattttgaaatatcgcgTTGTTCATTTTAACAGTTGTATCATTGAATATCTTATATAAATTTTTCTGACCAATGGAGCAATAATCGCGATATTGGAAGATAATCACTAAGCGTGTATCGCGAATTGTATCGTGTACTCAGTGTTTGACCAAGATTTTCTCACACACAATCTGAGAATTTTCACAAATGGCAAATAACCTCCACCCGATAGTTAACAGTATTGAGCGTATAGACTCCCACCCCAATTTCCAAAGGATGCGTTTCACGAGCCGAGAGCCGTTCGGTTCGAGTGCGATACGTTGAACCGCTTCTAGGACGCATCTAAAACGCAGCCGGACTGCAACTGGTGTGGACACACTGCTTGACTTTAATGGCCGTGTTACACTGTGTTGACGGGGTGCCAACGTTGTCGCGCCGcagacgtgcctggtgtatttCGTGGGTTACACCGGTAACACACCAGGCGCGTCAGTGATGCCGGCACGTCAACGCCCCACTGACGCTAGCCCCCCAATTTCCATAGGGCGTGTTTTATGCTTTGAGAAAAtccatcaataaagcttttgaaaaccgtttagaaggggggaaaatgatTCATTCaggcatttaatttgtaaaatacatgttaaaatctttgtcattgggattgcttttctctttagcaccggacttttttcttctttatttcaGAAAAAAAGCTGATCAATTCGCGGGGTGTGAAAGGCAAATGGTTGTTTtactattatctttaaatacctgctactctCGCGCGATTTTGCAATCCTCGGGTGAACCGATCGAGCCCTTCCACAGACGCTCTGCTCGTAAAACACTTCCTATTGGAAATTGACGGcgagcgtcactggtgcgttGACGCGCCagagacgtgcctggtgtacTTCTGTGGGTTAGCGTGTCTTGGCTAGTGAGCTAAGCTAAAAAGACAGTTTTGCAAGCCTGGGAAGCTATTACATAAAGTCAAACGACTTCCAGTAAGCCTTAAGGTACGAAGTTTTAGTCCATTGAATTCTTACTTGGGTACTTACCCGATGAGAATGCTCTGAAGGCGCTCGTTTGGTTAGAAGGGAACAAAAAAGAACTGCAAGTGTAGCGAGGGCACACGGACGTTGCGTCAAAAGAACCGGAAGTAAAAACGTTCAGGCGCTGAAATTTTAATATCATACATTGAAGTGTTTGGAATTAAAACTACTCAACATCATTCGACTCCTAAAATATTCaacaaataaagtaaataaatcCGAATTTGAGTCATAACGAATACGATCAATCATCAATGACTCAATTTTGAAGGCTCAGAACTAAACGTAACCCCATACTTTGAAAGTTCGGTCTTTCTCCAACATACTGCACTGCTTCCGCTGCACTTCCTCCATCAAGGAACATAACAATAATGAACTTGCTTTAAATTGAAGCATTGAAGCTTCTCAGGCTCCCTTGGTTTAGCTTTACTCTTAAAGTCGCTAGCCATGAAAACCAATGGAAAAAACAGAAGGGTGCAAGGAAAATATCAGGGCGAAAAGAACGGCCAGGAGAGGTCGCTGTTGGCAAAAAGCCTCCACTCATAGCAGGTTTACTTACTCACTTTATTAATGAAATATATAACTACTTCATGATTTTCGGGGGGtacatttgtatatttttttcaatttaatgcTATAAATGAATTGATAAATTAATACAAtggttataaaaaataaattaattcaaaaaacactCTACACATTGGCTATGTTCCCAAGTGacactctaaagcaggggtccccaaacgttttcctgtgagggccatataacttttcccttctctgatgaggggccggggtcagtttgtaacagaaaaattgtgacgattgcaggagtgcctaaatgtaaaaagttattgtttttcagaaagcctcaatcaaataaccctttctggattcttcatggaacaaaagtaaataatatgATATATGATATGCTATgatataacactattaattaaatagataataaccaaataaccctctctgggttcttcacagaaaaagccaaggaataaataacacaagttaaaaaaaaataatttaaaattgttcacggggccggaccaaatgtggaggcgggccgtagtttggggacccctgctctgaaGAGAAGAGCTCTAAAAATGGTTTACAGTAGAGGAAGTAAGGGGGAAAATAAAGAGTAATTAAAAACAGAGACATAAGCAACAGAGACACGGAGACATACGCTAAATCTGGGTCAATCAAAGGAGCAGGAAAGTCATACTATAAAACTGAACAGAAGATCAAGCTTGATATGAAGTAACCTAAACTGAACCCAATTCATttgattaaaacaaataaataaatcaagaatATCCAACAGTCGTGAAAAAGATCAGGACCTGCAAAATCATTtcaacaactttttcaaaagagGCTCAAGGGAAACTCGATAAGAAAATTGAAATGCTTTTTCCACTGTAAATGACTGTGATGTTCGAATATCTTGTTAAACATTgcaattcaaacatttttcctCAGTGTGGCTTCTTCTATGCGATACTAAATGTCCCTTCTGAGCAAatgttttaccacaaagtgagcaTTAAAAAGGTTTCTTTCCAATGTGTGTTCTTGCATGTCTGTTTAAATTTCCTTTCTGATGGAATCTTTTTTGACAAACTGAGCAtataaaaggcttctctcctgtGTGTCTACGTGTGTGTTTGTCTAAATTTCCCTTCTCGGAGAATGTTTTACCACAACGTGTGCAGACAAaaagcttttctccagtgtgtatgCGGTTATGTATCATTAAATGAGACTTCAGAGAAAATCTTTTGTCGCaaaatgtgcagacaaaaggcttttcttcaGTGTGTATACGCGTGTGTTTATCTAACACATTCTTCCGAGAAAATCCTTTGTTGCAAACAGTGCAggtgaaaggcttctctccagaatGTGTTCTTGCATGTATGTTTAAATTTCCCTTCTcggtgaatctttgaccacaacatgtgcagacaaaaggcttttctccagtgtgtgtacgcataTGCCTTACGACATCAGGCTTCCGAGAAAATCCTTTGTTGCAAAGagtgcaggcgaaaggcttctctccagtgtgtgtgcttgtgtgtgcaTTTAAATTTCTCTTctcggtgaatcttttaccacaacatgtgcagacgaaaggcttttctccagtgtgtgtacgctcaTGCAATTTTAACTGAGTCGTCCGAGAAAATCCTTTGTTGCAGAGagtgcaggcgaaaggcttctctccagtgtgtgtacgcataTGCTTTACGACATCAGGCTTCCGAGAAAACCCTTTATCACTAAGTGAGCAGGTGAAaagtttctctccagtgtgtgtgcttgtgtgtgcaTTTAAATTTCTCTTctcggtgaatcttttaccacaacatgtgcagacgaaaagcttttctccagtgtgtgtacgctcaTGCAATTTTAACTGAGTCGTCCGAGAAAATCCTTTGTTGCAGAGagtgcaggcgaaaggcttctctccagtgtgtgttcttgcgtGTCTGTGTAAATTTCCCTTgtcggtgaatcttttaccacaaggtgtgcaggcaaaaggcattTCTCTAGTGTGTGTACGCTTATGCATTTCTAAATGACTCTTCCGAGAAAATCCTTTTTTGCAAAGagtgcaggcgaaaggcttctctccagtgtgtgttcttgcgtGTCTGTGTAAATTTGCCTTctgggtgaatcttttaccacaagatgtgcaggcaaaaggtttttttCCCGTGTGTTTACGCTTATGCATTTCTAAATGATTTTTCCGTGAAAATCCTTTgttgcaaagtgtgcaggcaaacgAATTCCCACCAGCACATTCCTTTTCGTCTATTTTCAATGATGAATTGTTTAAGGATTTCAaagcattttggtcaaagtcaACATCCTCCTTATTAGTATCAGTGTCAGAAGAGTGTGAAGTTACGTCGTCGTTGTCCGAAAGCGGAGGGAAGAGGCCGTCCGGTTGCGATTGTCCCTCTTCTTTTGTTGTCAGGTGCTGAAATGAGCAGTAGATCGAAGGTTTCTCTGCTCCGCCCTCTTCGCTTGGACCTTCATTTTCTTCACTCTTCACACTGACGGTCACTGGAAACTTGGGGATTTCATCt includes:
- the LOC130923677 gene encoding gastrula zinc finger protein XlCGF57.1-like; this encodes MLYIKQEAEPDTLCMKEEEQEDEIPKFPVTVSVKSEENEGPSEEGGAEKPSIYCSFQHLTTKEEGQSQPDGLFPPLSDNDDVTSHSSDTDTNKEDVDFDQNALKSLNNSSLKIDEKECAGGNSFACTLCNKGFSRKNHLEMHKRKHTGKKPFACTSCGKRFTQKANLHRHARTHTGEKPFACTLCKKGFSRKSHLEMHKRTHTREMPFACTPCGKRFTDKGNLHRHARTHTGEKPFACTLCNKGFSRTTQLKLHERTHTGEKLFVCTCCGKRFTEKRNLNAHTSTHTGEKLFTCSLSDKGFSRKPDVVKHMRTHTGEKPFACTLCNKGFSRTTQLKLHERTHTGEKPFVCTCCGKRFTEKRNLNAHTSTHTGEKPFACTLCNKGFSRKPDVVRHMRTHTGEKPFVCTCCGQRFTEKGNLNIHARTHSGEKPFTCTVCNKGFSRKNVLDKHTRIHTEEKPFVCTFCDKRFSLKSHLMIHNRIHTGEKLFVCTRCGKTFSEKGNLDKHTRRHTGEKPFICSVCQKRFHQKGNLNRHARTHIGKKPF